A genome region from Hevea brasiliensis isolate MT/VB/25A 57/8 chromosome 7, ASM3005281v1, whole genome shotgun sequence includes the following:
- the LOC110648839 gene encoding zinc finger protein CONSTANS-LIKE 9 has protein sequence MGYICDFCGDQRSMVYCRSDAACLCLSCDRNVHSANALSKRHSRNLLCERCNSQPALIRCSEESISLCQNCDWMVHGNSSSTTTHKRQTINCYSGCPSASELSSLWSFVLDFPSTAESTCEQELGLMSIAENSSTSKWGPNENAINQNVSGAVPADKARDMAKSSVYDGTSSMPELISMSNNPEQPVGSANAPLPKLCCPGTKGPALCGDDDLYEDFNMDEVDLNLENYEELFGFTLNNSEELFENGGIDSLFGTKDMSTVDSNCQGAVEAEGLSVGLVNAMQPAYSYAASADSMRSAKTEPVLCFTTRQGHSSLSFSGLTGESSVGDYQDCGASSMLLMGEPPWCPPCPESSCPSANRSNAVMRYKEKKKTRKFEKRVRYASRKARADVRRRVKGRFVKAGDTYDYDPLSETRSY, from the exons ATGGGTTACATTTGTGATTTTTGTGGGGATCAGAGGTCCATGGTTTATTGCAGGTCTGATGCTGCATGTTTATGTTTATCCTGTGATAGAAATGTGCACTCTGCTAATGCTTTGTCCAAAAGGCATTCAAGAAACCTCTTATGTGAAAGATGCAATTCACAACCAGCATTGATTAGATGTTCCGAAGAGAGTATCTCTCTTTGTCAGAATTGTGATTGGATGGTTCATGGCAACTCTTCTTCAACTACCACCCATAAAAGGCAAACAATCAATTGCTACTCTGGCTGTCCGTCAGCTTCTGAGCTTTCTTCATTATGGTCTTTTGTTTTGGACTTCCCCTCTACTGCTGAATCTACTTGCGAGCAGGAGTTGGGACTGATGAGCATCGCTGAGAATAGCTCCACTAGCAAATGGGGTCCTAATGAGAATGCAATTAACCAAAATGTATCAGGTGCTGTTCCTGCTGATAAGGCACGTGATATGGCTAAATCAAGTGTTTATGATGGAACTTCTTCAATGCCTGAATTGATCTCTATGTCAAACAATCCAGAGCAGCCAGTAGGATCTGCAAATGCGCCTTTGCCAAAG TTATGCTGTCCTGGAACTAAAGGTCCTGCACTTTGTGGAGATGATGATCTTTATGAGGACTTCAATATGGATGAAGTGGATTTGAATCTTGAAAACTATGAAGAACTCTTTGGTTTTACCCTCAATAATTCAGAAGAGCTTTTTGAGAATGGTGGGATTGACAGCTTATTTGGGACAAAGGACATGTCTACGGTTGATTCCAATTGTCAGGGTGCAGTGGAGGCTGAG GGATTGTCAGTTGGATTGGTTAACGCAATGCAGCCAGCATACAGCTATGCAGCATCTGCTGATTCCATGAGGAGTGCTAAAACTGAACCAGTCCTATGTTTTACAACAAGGCAAGGCCATTCAAGCCTCTCATTTTCTGGCCTTACTGGAGAGAGTAGTGTTGGAGATTATCAAGATTGTGGGGCATCCTCAATGCTTCTCATGGGAGAACCTCCATGGTGTCCTCCATGCCCTGAGAGTTCCTGCCCATCAGCTAACCGAAGTAATGCTGTAATGCGTTACAAGGAAAAAAAGAAGACACGCAA GTTTGAGAAGAGGGTGAGGTATGCCTCGCGCAAAGCAAGGGCTGATGTAAGAAGACGTGTGAAGGGGCGATTCGTCAAGGCTGGTGACACTTATGATTATGACCCACTGAGCGAAACCAGAAGCTACTGA
- the LOC110648831 gene encoding uncharacterized protein LOC110648831 — MIQWWKRRGHVKPAYYLDAHESFLWGLLQKEVNKAQNAQKGLDPSRTKDAKVIKRRRKEAFFSKLGKTPVSVSDPNAKVHKSSGAVDSEGPSWAPLRDNFMLTNSKLKDWDRMPDKDAADDIGKMSEDSGSDDD; from the exons ATGATTCAATG GTGGAAGAGAAGGGGGCATGTCAAGCCTGCTTATTATTTAGATGCACATGAAAGTTTCTTATGGGGGTTGCTACAAAAGGAG GTTAACAAGGCACAAAATGCACAGAAAGGATTAGATCCTTCAAGAACAAAAGATGCAAAAG TGATAAAGAGGCGGAGAAAAGAAGCCTTCTTTTCTAAGTTAGGCAAGACACCAGTTTCTGTTTCTGACCCTAATGCTAAG GTTCATAAATCTTCAGGCGCAGTGGATAGTGAAGGGCCCTCTTGGGCTCCATTACGTGATAACTTCATGCTAACAAATTCCAAGTTGAAAGACTGGGATAGGATGCCA GATAAAGACGCAGCAGATGATATTGGGAAGATGTCTGAAGATAGTGGTTCTGATGATGATTGA
- the LOC110665159 gene encoding probable E3 ubiquitin-protein ligase XERICO — translation MGLSSLPAPSEGVLCVLLVNTALSISIFKGIVRSILHMVGIRLSSFSSSSSSTSSPDYSEDPADSFEFPLPPSDTYIREFRSRSPATRFDAVCSCKQSQHDCPVCLTQFEPDSVINCLSCGHLFHKVCLEKWLDYWNVTCPLCRSPVMPEEEDTSCFW, via the coding sequence ATGGGTCTCTCAAGCCTTCCAGCCCCATCTGAAGGAGTACTCTGTGTGCTTTTGGTAAACACTGCCTTATCAATCTCCATTTTCAAAGGGATAGTCCGGTCGATCCTTCACATGGTTGGCATCCGTTTATCATCCTTCTCctcatcatcatcttcaacctcctcacCAGATTACAGTGAAGACCCCGCTGATTCATTTGaatttcctttacctccatcagaCACTTACATTAGGGAGTTCCGGAGTAGGAGTCCTGCAACAAGATTTGATGCAGTGTGTAGCTGTAAACAGTCTCAGCATGACTGCCCAGTTTGCTTGACTCAATTCGAGCCAGACTCGGTGATAAATTGCTTATCTTGTGGCCATCTTTTTCATAAGGTGTGCTTGGAGAAGTGGTTGGATTATTGGAATGTTACCTGTCCGCTTTGCAGGTCTCCTGTGATGCCTGAAGAAGAGGATACATCTTGCTTTTGGTGA
- the LOC131181321 gene encoding uncharacterized protein LOC131181321, producing the protein MVSCASGVSFRLTGFYGFPQRSRRRNFWDLLISLSPIWSGPWVCIRDFNDLLNPDDKLGGGDHPNYFFQGFHNAADCCNFSDILLHGYPFTWERGKGSSHWVQERLDRALANLNWLDYFHNCRLSNLSHSVSDHSPMFLYFEFRWFSFKRGRFKFEIAWLINNDLKEVVRKYWVSSSGSLLHCLHGCGTYLKDSSKSLHGNYRQLIARKKEQLDCIRRMNDANSGALFASIKNELNSLIAQEEAYWK; encoded by the coding sequence ATGGTTTCTTGTGCTTCAGGAGTTTCTTTCAGGCTCACTGGTTTTTATGGGTTTCCTCAACGCAGTAGAAGGAGGAATTTCTGGGACTTGTTAATCTCACTTTCTCCTATTTGGTCAGGCCCTTGGGTTTGTATTAGAGATTTTAATGATCTTCTCAACCCAGATGATAAGCTTGGAGGTGGGGATCATCCTAATTATTTTTTCCAAGGTTTCCATAATGCTGCTGATTGTTGTAATTTTTCTGACATTCTGTTACATGGGTATCCCTTTACTTGGGAAAGAGGCAAAGGTAGTTCTCATTGGGTGCAAGAGAGACTTGATAGAGCTCTTGCTAATCTGAATTGGCTTGATtattttcataattgtcgattatCCAATCTATCTCACTCAGTGTCTGATCATTCTCCTATGTTCCTTTACTTTGAGTTTAGGTGGTTTTCTTTTAAGAGAGGTCGGTTCAAGTTTGAAATTGCCTGGTTGATTAATAATGATTTGAAGGAAGTGGTTAGGAAGTATTGGGTTTCTTCTTCTGGTTCTTTGTTGCATTGTCTTCATGGTTGTGGTACTTATCTTAAAGACTCGAGTAAAAGTTTGCATGGGAATTATAGGCAGTTGATTGCAAGGAAAAAGGAGCAACTGGATTGCATTAGGAGGATGAATGATGCAAATTCTGGTGCCTTGTTCGCTTCTATTAAAAACGAGCTTAATTCTCTAATTGCCCAGGAAGAAGCTTATTGGAAATAG